The Haloterrigena turkmenica DSM 5511 nucleotide sequence TACGCGATAAACACGCCGAGACCGGTGAGAAGCGGATCGTGTCGAGAGTCGCTGAAGTATCTGAAGGGAGACCGTAACGGGGTGTACGGAGCCATGTAGGATCGCTCGTAGTGACCCAATATATGTATTTTGATTGTAATTTATGCGCAAAATATCGCAACGGGTCGCTGAGATACCAATCGACGTTGTTCATTGTAGGGAAGTCCCGAGCACTGAGTCCGCGAGCGACCATCGAGAGGCAGTACGTTCATTGCGGTAGCCGGTCTCGAGCCAAACATGGCACTCGATCACGTGTCTCTCGGTAGCACCGGACTCTCAGTGAGCGAGCTCGCGCTGGGGACGTGGCGCTTCGGCCGACGGCTGGTCGACGGCGAGGAACGCTACGACGCGGAGGGAGTCGTCGAAACGGACGAGGACCGCGCGTACGAACTCCTTGACGCCTACGCCGACGCGGGCGGGAACTTCATCGACACCGCCGACAAGTACGGCGATGGGCGGGCCGAGCGGTGGATCGGCAACTGGCTCGAGGACCGCGACCGACTGGACTACGTCATCGCCACGAAGATCCACCGTCCCCGACGGGAGGGCGACCCCAACGCACGGGGACTCAACCGTCGGCACCTGCGCCGGCAGATCGACACCTGCCTCGAGCGACTGGGGACGGACTACATCGATCTGCTCTACTGCCATCGGTGGGACGACGACACCCCCGCGGAGGAGTTCATGCGCACCCTGAACGGACTCGTCGAGTCCGGGAGGGTGAACTATCTCGGTATCTCCTCGGGCCGTCCCGACGCGTGGAAGATCGTCAAGGCGAACGAGATCGCCCGGCGCGAGGGGTACGAACCGTTCACGGTGACCCAACCGCGGTACAATCTCGTGGATCGGGAAATCGACGCGAACTACCTCCCGATGTGTCGCGATTACGGGCTCGGCGCCGTGACGTGGAGCCCGCTGGCGTGGGGCTTTCTGACCGGCAAGTACCGGCGCGACGATCGGAACGACGAGTCGTCGACCGCCGCGCAGGACGGGCGCTTCGCGGATCGGTATCTGACCGAGGAGAACTTCGACGCGCTCGAGGTCCTCCTCGAGATCGCGGACGACATCGACGCGACGCCGGCGCAGGTCGCCCTCGCGTGGCAGCTTCACCACCCCGACATCACGGCGCCCATCGTCGGCGCCAGCACGGTCGAGCAGTTGACGGAGAATCTCGGCGCCGCGGACGTGTCGCTCTCCGCCGAGCAGTTCGAGCGACTCTCCGCGACGTTCGCCGGTTCGGAGTGAGATCGATCGACGCTCGCGCCGGCAGCGGTCGTCGACGTCGACGAGAGCGAACAAAACAATTATAATCGGTTTGCCTGTATGCGTGACTACGACATGGTCGATTCATCAGCAGCAGATCTCCGCGTCGGACTCGTCGGGCTTGGGAGCCTCGGCGTCCGACTCGGACGACAGTTCGAGGCCGTCCCCGACGCCGAACTGGCCGCGATCGCCGACGTCAGCGAGGCGAACCTGGCCGAGGCGGGCGGCGAACTCGAGGTCCCGTCCTCGAACCAGTTCCTCGATTACGAGACGATGCTCGACGAGGCCGACCTCGACGCGGCGGCGATCGCCACGCCGAACGGGCTCCACTACGATCAGACCGTCGCCGCGCTCGAGCGCGATCTCCACGTGCTCTGCGAGAAGCCGCTGGCGACGAATCTCGAGGACGCCCGCGACCTCTACCGGCGCGATCGGGAGACCGATCGGGTGATGATGCTGGGCTACCAGCGACACCTGAATCCGGCGTTCATCAACGCCCGCCAGCGGTGGGCGGAGGGCGATGCCGAGCCGACGTTCATCACCGGCGAGATCACCCACGACTGGCGGTCGTACTACGAGAACATGGACGACTGGCGGATGGATCCCGAACTGAGCGGCGGCGGCCACCTGTTGAACGTCGGCTCGCACGTCATCGACGCGATCCTCTGGGTGACCGGCCTCACGCCGACCCACGTCAACGCCAACGTCGAGTTCCACGACGACGAGCAGCTCTTCGACAAGCAGTCCTCGATCACCATCGAGTTCGACAACGGGGCGATCGCCAACTTCTCCGACACCGGGATCGTCGCGTGTACCCGGGAGCACATCCACATCTGGGACGACGACGGCGCCGTCTACCTCGAGGGTCGGGAGTGGGACGAGCGCACCGGCTACACGATCGACGCCGAGGGCACCGAACACGACCGCCACCTCGACTACCACGGCCGCGAGACCAAGGCCGAGGCGTTTACCGAGTCCGTCCTCGAGGGCACCGAGCCGCCGATCTCAGTCCGGGACGCGTTCCGGACGCTGGTCGTGACGATGGCCGCCTACGAGTCCGGTCGCGCCGACGAGCGCATCGACCTCGCGGACCGGTACTCGTTCGTCGGCGACGGACTGCTCGACTGAATCGATTCCTTCTCTTCGCCGTCCGTTTCGTCCGCCGCGACCGATTCCCCGCGAATCGATACCGCCAGCGTCGCCGACATTTCGATTGTTTTCCACAGTAAATTCCATCACTGTTTAACGATAACGGTCTATTATCATGTCCTCTAGCAAGATTTATTTGGAGAGAAGAACATCACGAGATAGGATATGAACGTAGACTGGTCAGTGGAGGCGGTTCGGGGTGAGTAGCGACCGTTCGATCGTGGGACGGATCGCTCGGACGATCACGCCGTCGGTTATTCGACGGCGGTTCGCGTACAAACTGGGCGTGTTGCTGCTTATCGTCGTCGTCGTGCTCGCGCTCGTCGGTGGCGTCGGGTACGTCCGCGCTAACAACTCCGTCGAGGATAACGCGGACCAACAGATGCACTCGGTGGCATCGATCCAGAGCGACGAGACCGGAGACTGGATCCGAGAGCTGAAACGTCAGACGAGCGCGTTAGCCACCGACGACGAACTCGCAGCGGACGATCCCGAGATCGTCGAGGGACAGTTAATCGCTAGATCGAACAATATGCCCCAATCGGTCAGGGAAATCCACGTGATCGACCGCGAGCAGGGGACGCTCGTCGCCTCCCATTCGAAAGGCTCGAGCGGGAAAACGCTCGAGGAAATCGACGAACCGTGGGCGGACGCCTCGCAGTACCAGGACATCAGCGATTCGGTGTACCAGGTGGACATGAGCGATCGGTCGTACGAGGCCGCCGACGGTCGCGCCGTCTACTTCTCCACGCCAGTGATGGGCGACGAGGACAGGGTCGTCGTCCTCGTGGGCGGGATCAAAGAGCAGGTGCTGGGACTCCACCAGCCGTTCGAGGAGCAACAGACGACGATCGTTCGCGGCGACGACGCCGAGGTGGTCGCCGGGGCCGAGGACGCGCCGCTCCCGGCCGAGGTTCGCAACGGCGAGGCCCAGCCGGGCATCGAGTCGATCGAGACGCTCGAGAGCGACTCGCACGTCCACGCGGTCACGTCGATCGTCGGCACCGACTGGCTGCTGGTTACGACCGTCCCGAAATCGGTCGCGTTCCAGACCGCAAATATCGTCGGCCAGTCCATGCTCGGCGTCGTCGGCGTCGGACTGATCGCGTTGCTCGGGATCACCGTCGTCATCGGCCGCCAGACCGCGGGGCCGCTCACGCGGCTGCGAGACAAGGCACAGACGATGGAACAGGGGCAACTCGACGTGGATCTGGAGACGTCTCGGATCGACGAAATCGGCCAACTCTACAATGGGTTCGGGTCGATGCGAGACGCGTTGCGCGACCAGATTCGCGAGGCCGAAACGGCCCGGCAGGCGGCCGAAGAGGCGAAACGGGAGACCCAGCGCACCAACGAGCAACTGGAACGCAAGGCCGACGAGTACAGTCGGGTTATGCGCGAGTGCGCCCAGGGTGATCTCACACAGCGGATGGATCCCGACAGCGACAACGACGCGATGGAGTCGATCGCCCGGGAGTTCAACGAGATGATCGGCGCCATCGAGGAGACGACCGCACACGTCAAGCAGTTCGCCGCAGAGGTCGCGGCCGCGAGCGAGGAGGTGACCGCCAGTTCCGAGGAGGTCAGGAACGCCAGCGAGCAGGTGACGGAATCCGTCCAGCGCATCTCCGACGGGGCGGAGCGCCAGCACGAACACGTCCAGGAAGCCACGAGCGAACTGAACACGCTCTCGTCGACGACGGAGGAGATCGCGTCGTCCTCCGACGAAGTGGCGGACATCGCCGAACGGACCGCGACGGCCGGCGACCGCGGTCGAGAGGCGGCCAATCAGGCCGCCGAGGAGATGACCGTCGTCGCCGACGACACCGACGACGTCGTCGAGCAGTTCGAACGCCTCGAGCGGGAGATCGAACAGATCGACGAGCTGACCGAGTTCATCGACGAGATCGCCGAGCAGACTAACATGCTCGCGCTCAACGCCAACATCGAGGCCTCCAGAACGAACAGCGACGGCGGCGACGGGTTCGGCGCCGTCGCCAAGGAGGTCAAGCAGCTCTCCCAGGAGACTCGAGAGGCGACCGACGAGATCGAACAGCAGTTGGCCAGCCTGCAGTCGGCGGCCGACGACGCCGCGACGGTCGTCGGGCGAACGAGCGAGCAGGTCACGAGGAGCGTCGACACCGTCGAGGAGGCCGTCGAGGCCTTAGAGGAGATCGCCACCTACGCGGAACGGACCAACGAGGGCATCCAGGAGATCAGCACGGCCACCGACGATCAGGCCGTCGCGGTCAGCGAGACGGCCAGCGTGGTCGACGACGTCGCGATGATCAGCGAGCAGACGTCTCAGGAGACGGAATCTGTCGCCGCCTCCGCCGAGGAACAGACGTCGGCGCTGACCCAGGTGTCACACAACGCCAGCCGACTGGCCGAACAGGCCGGACAGCTGAGCAACACCCTCGACCGATTCGACACGGCGGTCGACGCCGAGCCCGACAGGGTCGTCGCCGACGAACTGCAGAACATCGACACCGACACTGGCACTGACACCGGTATCGAAACCAACACCGCTGTCGACGACGAGGCGACCGACGACCGCGAGGATTCCGCAGACAACGTGTTCGAATACGTCTCCGACGACGAGACCGACGAGACGGCCGCGGACGCCGGCGCCGACCGGGACGGGCAGTCGAATCCCGCACCCGACGAGTAGGCGATCCGCCGGACGATTGGTTCCGGTGGACCCAAGGTCCGCCCGCCCGTTTCGTTCGATCGTGACTCGAGGCGGTCCGTATCAGACGTTCGTTTGTTCGGCCGGGAGCGACGGCGACGGCATCGTCACCGTGGCGGTAGCGCCCGACGGAACGCTGACCGAACGGGCGCGCACGACCGCGCCGCATCCGATGTTTCTGGCGCTCCGTCCCGACGGGGAGACCCTGTACGCCGTCGAGCGCGTTGATGGCGGGCGCGTGTCGGCCTATCGAATCGACGCCGAGAGCGGCGGACTCGAGCGGCTCAACGGTCGCTCGAGCGAAGGCGCCGGTCCCTGTTACGTCAGCGTCGACGCGACCGGCCAGTACGCGTTCGTCGCGAACTACCAGGGCGGGACCGTGGCGGCGTATCCGCTCGCGGACGACGGGCGACTCGGCGAGGCCACCGACGTCGTCCGCCACGAGGGCTCCGGACCCGACCCGGAGCGGCAGGCGGTTCCGCACCCGCACGCGATCGCGCCCGGCCCGGAGAACCGGTTCCGGTACGCGCCGGACCTCGGGACCGATCGCATCGAGATCTATCGCGCCGACGAGTCAGGGGCGCTCCGGCCGGCCGAGGCCGGACCGACGACCGTCCGTGCGGGCGCGGGACCGCGCCATATCGCCTTCCACCCGACCGAGCCCTACTGTTACGTCGTCGACGAACTCGAGTCGACGGTGACCGCCTACGAGCGCGACGCCGAGAGCGGCGAGCTCGCGGCGATCGATCGGACGACCACCTTGCCGGCCGCGTTCGACGGAACCAACGAGCCCGCCGACGTCCACGTCCATCCGTCCGGACGATGGGTGTACGTCTCTAACCGAGGCCACGACAGCGTCGCCGTTTTCGCGGTCGACGCGGCGACCGGCCGTCTCGAGCTCCTCGCCCACGAACCGACCCGGGGGGAGACGCCCCGCGATATCGCGCTGGCTCCCGACGGCGAGGTGCTCCTCGCCTGCAACCAGCACGGCGACGCGGTCGTGAGCTTCGCCATCGACGAGACCGGACGCCTCGAGAAGATCGCGGCCCTCGACGTGCCGAAACCGGTCTGTGCGACGTTCCTCGAGTCGGCGTAACGTTTCCCTTCCCGATCCTCCTGCAACCGACCGTTTGAACACCGTTTGTCGGGTGGGAATCGCCGGTCAGGTGTGCTCCTGCAGGTCGCGCACCTCGTCGACGCGTACGGGCCGATCGAGCTCCGCCGAGGCGTAGGCGGCGAGGACGACTTCGACGGCGTCGCGGGCGTCCCGACCGCTGACGATCGGGTCGCGGTCCTCGCGGATCGCCGCGACGAAATCCCGAATCTGTCCCTCGAGTCCCGTCCCGCAGGGCGGCTCGATGAGGTCGGGCTCGACTTCCTCGTCCTCGAGGACGAACGTCCCCGAGTTGTACGAGCCCTCGGTACCGTTCAGTTCGACGCGCTCTCGGCCGCCGCGAACGCCGGTCGTGGCCGTGATCGTGCCGCGCGCGCCGTTCTCGAATCGGAGGGAGACGACCGCGACGTCCTCGCACTCCATCTCGTGGGCCATCGTCCCGGTGTCGGCGGTCACGCGCTCGATCCCGCCGGTCAGCCACTGGAGCAGGTCGACGAAGTGGATCGCCTGCTGTATGAGGACGCCGCCGTCGAGATCGCGTTGCCCGTGCCAGTGATCGTCGTAGTAGCGCTGCGGCCGGTACCACTTGACGGCCGTGTCGGCCAGCAGCAGGTCGCCGAACCGCCCCTCTTCGACCCACTGCCGGGCGGTCCACCGCTCGGGCGTGAACCGGCGCTGGAAGATCCCGCCGAGGCGCACGTCGTTCCGGTCGGCGGCCTCGATCACCCGGTCGACGCGATCGAGGTAGACGTCCAGCGGTTTCTCCGAGAGGACGTGAATCCCGGCCTCGGCGGCGGCGGCCGCGATCTCGGCGTGGGTTCCCGAGGGGGTGCAGACGCTGATCGCGTCGAGTTCCTCCCGCTCGAGCAGCTCCTCGTAGTCCGTGTATCCCACCGCGTCGTAGGTCGACTCGAACGGCGCGATCGACTCCTCGCTTCGGGCCGTGCCCGCGACGACCTCGGCGCCGTCGATGGCGTCGATCGCGTCCGCGTGGTTGCTGCCGTATCCCGTTGCACCGACGATTCCGTATCTAACGGTCTCCGTCTCCATGTGATACCGTACCAACTGCCCGTCCGTACTTCAAACTAGGTTCCGCGGCGTCAAGGTTTATTCCCACGGCCGTTCCACGGGGTGACATGGAATCGTTCGAATCCGACGACGGACACGTGATCGTCCGTCTCGACCGCGGCGACATGGCCCTCGAGTCGATCGAGCGGGCCTGCGAGGACCACGACGTCGACACCGGTGCCGTCGTCACCGGCATCGGCACGTTCAGCACGCTGAACATCCACTACGTCGACCGGACGGATCTCCCCGACGACCGGTCCGACCGCAACGTCGACCTCGAACTCGAGGGCGCCTGGGAGGTCACCGACATCAACGGCGTCATCGCGGACGGCGAACCCCACCTTCACGTGACCGCGTTCGACGGCGAGCGGACCGTCGGCGGCCACTTGGAGGAGGGCTGTGAGATCAACGTCCTCGGCGAGATAACGATCCGGAAGATCGACGGGCTCTCCCTGGAGCGACGGCCGGGCGAACGAAACGTCTCACAACTCAGCCGCCGCTGAAGTCGCGGTTCGATTCGCGGCAGATCGGTGGGAGCGAAGCGGTTTCCCTCCCTCCGTTACCGTTCGCTCTCATCCGTCACCGAAGAAAATCGCCAACGCATCAGTCAGCTCCGTGTCTGCCGAGTGCGGTACTGTCTCCTCTCCCTCGTGCTCAGCGACGTCGCCACCAGACGAAGCTATAGAGGCCCAGTCCGACGAGGATCAGTCCGGATCCCCAGACGGCGAAAATAGCCGCCCAGAGTCCCATCAGCTCGCCCTCTCCTCCCAATGTTACTCCGTTCAGAATCGCGCCCAGCGCGACGAGGGCGGCACCCGCTGCTGCGATTTTCAACAGGAGGGAGTCGAAGAGCGGCTCAAGGATCGAGTCTCGAGATTGGGACGTCGTTTCCGGATCGTTCGCTCGTTGCGTGGAACCCATTACCACGATAGTTCGCGTCTCCTGTATAAATTAGTTAGGGTTCGGCGGTCGCGCTCCGACCGTCGGGATCGTCGGTACGCGTGATGGGAATTTTGCCGGAAAACGAGGTTTGGTGTGGAGAACACCGAAACGACTAGCCGAATGCCGACAGCGCACCGCAACTACGTCGATGGAGAGTGGGTCGAATCGCGTTCCGGAGACACGTTCGAGGTACTGAACCCCGCAGACACGACCGAGGTCGTCGGCGAGTTCCAGTCGTCGACTTCCGAAGACGCCGAAGAAGCGGTCGAGGCCGCAGTCGCCGCCGAGGACGAGTGGGCGTCGACGCCCGGCCCGGCCCGCGGCGCCATCCTCAAGGACACGGCCCAGATCCTCGAGGACCAAAAGGAGGAACTGACCGAGACGCTGGTCCGGGAAGAAGGGAAGACGCGCAGCGAAGCCGGCGGGGAGGTCCAGCGGGCGATCGACATCTTCTACTACTACGCCCAGAAGGCCAGCGACCTCGGGGGCACCGTCAAGTCCCCCAGCGGCGAGGACAAGAACCTCTACACCAAACGCGAACCGCTGGGAACCGCCGCGCTGATCACGCCGTGGAACTACCCCATCGCGATTCCGGCCTGGAAGCTCGCGCCGGCGCTGGCCGCCGGCAACACGGCCGTCCTCAAGCCCGCCTCGGCGGCGCCGACCGTCTCCCTGAAGCTGATCGAGGCGCTCGACGAAGCGGGACTGCTCGCCGGCGTCGCGAACTACGTCACCGGCTCCGGCAGCGAGGTCGGCGGCGTGCTGACCGACCACGAGGGCGTCGACGCCGTCTCCTTCACCGGGAGCACGCAGGTCGGCACCGCCGTCGCGCAGGCCGCCGCGAACGACCTCAAACGCGTCCAGTGCGAGATGGGCGGGAAGAACCCGACGGTCGTTATGCCCAGCGCCGATGTCGACGAGGCGGTCGACATCGTCGGCGTGGGCGCGTTCGGGACGACCGGCCAGTCCTGTACCGCGGCCTCTCGCGCGATCGTCCACGAGGACGTCTACGACGAGTTCGTCGGCGCCATCGCCGACTACGCCGAGGCCCTCGAGGTCGGGCCGGGCGCGGACGATCCGGACATGGGTCCCCACGTTACCGAGAGCGAACTCGAGGGGAGCCTCGAGTACATCGAGGTCGCCGAGGACGAGGGCGCGAATCTGGTCGCCGGCGGCGAGGCGCTGACCGACGGCGAGTACGCCGACGGCTACTACGTCGAGCCGACGGTCTTCGCCGACGTGGAAAACGACATGCGCATCGCTCAGGAGGAGGTCTTCGGGCCGGTGCTGGCCGTGTTGAAGGTCGGCAGCTTCGAGGAGGGTCTCGCGGTCGCCAACGACGTCGACTACGGGCTCTCGGCGAGCATCGTCACGCAGGACCTCACCGAGGCTAACCAGTTCGCCGAGAACGTCGAGGCGGGCGTCGCGAAGGTCAACGAGAAGACGACTGGCCTCGAGCTCCACGTGCCCTTCGGCGGCTACAAGGATTCCTCGACGAACACCTACCGCGAGCAGGGCGACGCCGGACTGGACTTCTTCACCTCGACGAAGACGGTCTACATGAACTACTGACCCGCCGTCGACCCCTCCCGTAGCGCGCGGTTCGAGTTCGATTCTTCTCTCCGATTGAATCACCGTTCGGTTCGACGCCGGCGCCGTTCACCATCGGTCGATCGGTCGCTCGATTCGACCGTTCAGGTTCGAGACAGCGGTTTTTTCGCCCCGACCGCATCCGTTCACGCGCTGACCGGACCGCCATCGTGCGATCGACTGCGCTAGCGATCGGCTGGTCGATCGAACTGGACAGAATCGCTGACACTCTCTGGAGAACGAATTGCGTCCTCTGGGGAACGCCGCTCCCGACGAGCGATATGACTCCGATTCTGCGGTCGCGCGGCTCGAGCCCGATCCCGGTCCTCACTCGTCCTCGAGGTAGGTCGGCGGGACGATTCCGGGCTGGCCGAGTCGGAGCCGGTCGCCGACCTCGATCTCCTCGATAATGCGGGGGTACTCGAAGGTCGTCGCGGCCGCCGAGAGCGCGCCGGGATCGGCCTGGATCGACCGCCAGCGCCGCCAGTGTTCCGGAACCAGTCGATCGATCTCGAGGGCGTTTGCGGCCTCGACGACGTCTTGGGCGTCGTTGTACAGCTTCCGGCGCTCGATCTCGCCGTCCATTCTGATGCGGCCGCTGGTGCCGTAGGAGAGCATCCCCATGTCGATGTCGAACTCCGCGCCGATCTCGTGGAACGCCTCGCAGGGGCGGTTGTCGCCGCCGTGGAAGATCGTCCCCTCCTCGTGCTCGAGCACGTAAGTGACGCTCCCGTCGGCGTCGGGGTCGCGGCCGTCCCGGACGTGGATCGTCAGGTCGCCGATCTCGTAGCTGTCGCCGGGTTCGACGATCTCCTGCTGGTCGTCCGCGATCTCGCTCACGTCGTGGTTCTCGTAACACTCGGCGGGCGCGTGGATCGAGCCGCCGTGGTCCAGCAGCGGCCCGAACGACGGCGGCCAGAAGTGATCGCGGTGGTCGTGCGTACAGAACACGGCGTCGCAGGCGTCGGCCCACTGCGGTTCCATCGGCACCGGCGGCATTCGGGCGATGTACTCGCGATCCCGCTCGGTGCTGAAGTAGGGGTCGATGTAGACGGCGGTCTCGGGCGTCCTGATCGCCCAGCCGGCCACGCCGAGGAACCACAGCGAGACGCCGTCGACGTCGGCGCCGTTGATCTCCTCGCGGATCCACCACTCGCCCCAGTCGCTGTTGATCGTCATCGGGTCACCCGATACTGCGCGCTGTCGGTCTCGCTAGCACAGTCCATGCGGAACGGATCCCTCGAGAGCGCGTAAACCTTTC carries:
- a CDS encoding aldo/keto reductase produces the protein MALDHVSLGSTGLSVSELALGTWRFGRRLVDGEERYDAEGVVETDEDRAYELLDAYADAGGNFIDTADKYGDGRAERWIGNWLEDRDRLDYVIATKIHRPRREGDPNARGLNRRHLRRQIDTCLERLGTDYIDLLYCHRWDDDTPAEEFMRTLNGLVESGRVNYLGISSGRPDAWKIVKANEIARREGYEPFTVTQPRYNLVDREIDANYLPMCRDYGLGAVTWSPLAWGFLTGKYRRDDRNDESSTAAQDGRFADRYLTEENFDALEVLLEIADDIDATPAQVALAWQLHHPDITAPIVGASTVEQLTENLGAADVSLSAEQFERLSATFAGSE
- a CDS encoding Gfo/Idh/MocA family protein, with amino-acid sequence MRDYDMVDSSAADLRVGLVGLGSLGVRLGRQFEAVPDAELAAIADVSEANLAEAGGELEVPSSNQFLDYETMLDEADLDAAAIATPNGLHYDQTVAALERDLHVLCEKPLATNLEDARDLYRRDRETDRVMMLGYQRHLNPAFINARQRWAEGDAEPTFITGEITHDWRSYYENMDDWRMDPELSGGGHLLNVGSHVIDAILWVTGLTPTHVNANVEFHDDEQLFDKQSSITIEFDNGAIANFSDTGIVACTREHIHIWDDDGAVYLEGREWDERTGYTIDAEGTEHDRHLDYHGRETKAEAFTESVLEGTEPPISVRDAFRTLVVTMAAYESGRADERIDLADRYSFVGDGLLD
- a CDS encoding methyl-accepting chemotaxis protein, which codes for MSSDRSIVGRIARTITPSVIRRRFAYKLGVLLLIVVVVLALVGGVGYVRANNSVEDNADQQMHSVASIQSDETGDWIRELKRQTSALATDDELAADDPEIVEGQLIARSNNMPQSVREIHVIDREQGTLVASHSKGSSGKTLEEIDEPWADASQYQDISDSVYQVDMSDRSYEAADGRAVYFSTPVMGDEDRVVVLVGGIKEQVLGLHQPFEEQQTTIVRGDDAEVVAGAEDAPLPAEVRNGEAQPGIESIETLESDSHVHAVTSIVGTDWLLVTTVPKSVAFQTANIVGQSMLGVVGVGLIALLGITVVIGRQTAGPLTRLRDKAQTMEQGQLDVDLETSRIDEIGQLYNGFGSMRDALRDQIREAETARQAAEEAKRETQRTNEQLERKADEYSRVMRECAQGDLTQRMDPDSDNDAMESIAREFNEMIGAIEETTAHVKQFAAEVAAASEEVTASSEEVRNASEQVTESVQRISDGAERQHEHVQEATSELNTLSSTTEEIASSSDEVADIAERTATAGDRGREAANQAAEEMTVVADDTDDVVEQFERLEREIEQIDELTEFIDEIAEQTNMLALNANIEASRTNSDGGDGFGAVAKEVKQLSQETREATDEIEQQLASLQSAADDAATVVGRTSEQVTRSVDTVEEAVEALEEIATYAERTNEGIQEISTATDDQAVAVSETASVVDDVAMISEQTSQETESVAASAEEQTSALTQVSHNASRLAEQAGQLSNTLDRFDTAVDAEPDRVVADELQNIDTDTGTDTGIETNTAVDDEATDDREDSADNVFEYVSDDETDETAADAGADRDGQSNPAPDE
- a CDS encoding lactonase family protein — its product is MDPRSARPFRSIVTRGGPYQTFVCSAGSDGDGIVTVAVAPDGTLTERARTTAPHPMFLALRPDGETLYAVERVDGGRVSAYRIDAESGGLERLNGRSSEGAGPCYVSVDATGQYAFVANYQGGTVAAYPLADDGRLGEATDVVRHEGSGPDPERQAVPHPHAIAPGPENRFRYAPDLGTDRIEIYRADESGALRPAEAGPTTVRAGAGPRHIAFHPTEPYCYVVDELESTVTAYERDAESGELAAIDRTTTLPAAFDGTNEPADVHVHPSGRWVYVSNRGHDSVAVFAVDAATGRLELLAHEPTRGETPRDIALAPDGEVLLACNQHGDAVVSFAIDETGRLEKIAALDVPKPVCATFLESA
- a CDS encoding Gfo/Idh/MocA family protein, which codes for METETVRYGIVGATGYGSNHADAIDAIDGAEVVAGTARSEESIAPFESTYDAVGYTDYEELLEREELDAISVCTPSGTHAEIAAAAAEAGIHVLSEKPLDVYLDRVDRVIEAADRNDVRLGGIFQRRFTPERWTARQWVEEGRFGDLLLADTAVKWYRPQRYYDDHWHGQRDLDGGVLIQQAIHFVDLLQWLTGGIERVTADTGTMAHEMECEDVAVVSLRFENGARGTITATTGVRGGRERVELNGTEGSYNSGTFVLEDEEVEPDLIEPPCGTGLEGQIRDFVAAIREDRDPIVSGRDARDAVEVVLAAYASAELDRPVRVDEVRDLQEHT
- a CDS encoding PPC domain-containing DNA-binding protein produces the protein MESFESDDGHVIVRLDRGDMALESIERACEDHDVDTGAVVTGIGTFSTLNIHYVDRTDLPDDRSDRNVDLELEGAWEVTDINGVIADGEPHLHVTAFDGERTVGGHLEEGCEINVLGEITIRKIDGLSLERRPGERNVSQLSRR
- the xacF gene encoding 2,5-dioxovalerate dehydrogenase, producing MPTAHRNYVDGEWVESRSGDTFEVLNPADTTEVVGEFQSSTSEDAEEAVEAAVAAEDEWASTPGPARGAILKDTAQILEDQKEELTETLVREEGKTRSEAGGEVQRAIDIFYYYAQKASDLGGTVKSPSGEDKNLYTKREPLGTAALITPWNYPIAIPAWKLAPALAAGNTAVLKPASAAPTVSLKLIEALDEAGLLAGVANYVTGSGSEVGGVLTDHEGVDAVSFTGSTQVGTAVAQAAANDLKRVQCEMGGKNPTVVMPSADVDEAVDIVGVGAFGTTGQSCTAASRAIVHEDVYDEFVGAIADYAEALEVGPGADDPDMGPHVTESELEGSLEYIEVAEDEGANLVAGGEALTDGEYADGYYVEPTVFADVENDMRIAQEEVFGPVLAVLKVGSFEEGLAVANDVDYGLSASIVTQDLTEANQFAENVEAGVAKVNEKTTGLELHVPFGGYKDSSTNTYREQGDAGLDFFTSTKTVYMNY
- a CDS encoding MBL fold metallo-hydrolase, with the protein product MTINSDWGEWWIREEINGADVDGVSLWFLGVAGWAIRTPETAVYIDPYFSTERDREYIARMPPVPMEPQWADACDAVFCTHDHRDHFWPPSFGPLLDHGGSIHAPAECYENHDVSEIADDQQEIVEPGDSYEIGDLTIHVRDGRDPDADGSVTYVLEHEEGTIFHGGDNRPCEAFHEIGAEFDIDMGMLSYGTSGRIRMDGEIERRKLYNDAQDVVEAANALEIDRLVPEHWRRWRSIQADPGALSAAATTFEYPRIIEEIEVGDRLRLGQPGIVPPTYLEDE